One part of the Humulus lupulus chromosome 9, drHumLupu1.1, whole genome shotgun sequence genome encodes these proteins:
- the LOC133801706 gene encoding uncharacterized protein LOC133801706 isoform X2: MHEFALISGFNCGKSNDPNLSSLRKGNRLKKEYFRDIEGHITLKDLETMFVDMSEENLVGELKKKKKYIKKNWDHLRLALLYCLEGVVLAHELAQPIGEENMGIVEDFDVFNKYPWGRLCYNLTLDGLKTNLKKKSVKYQNKVGGKKSKESYKLYGFPYIFQVWIYEAILLLGNLFANPKEGNVTPRCLHWEAKEPEYKEISQALKLTHGKIDVHHILHASELEKCQPYMKDFELLNDKADDLIDTFVKKLKVCNPVLSEYNKEEEKVDVSDDKKMCPSASNVNPNQNSGNVIKLWVDLEKKMNTRFDELMKRQDEMDSKLDLVLSMMVRSSGCKSNQPEFELEAKHNGIKVDGGECGDAYSYVTPPTFNGDDVVCNNENEVEVTSPHPRPMRKRKRAPALMTPYTDPTKRRKFRKGEGFKVDPFRKIDEHKEEAFMKWFNENNTSMLINCGTGSYQRKYFEQLFTPATWLSTDHIDEALWGMRKRSQKYHDLFDQNVAILDEFFSQWLCGHWEKFNLGAELLFSFGNSPLEGIRLFFGLPGGINLTGLITT, translated from the exons ATGCACGAGTTTGCATTGATTAGTGGCTTTAATTGCGGAAAATCCAATGACCCAAACTTGAGTAGTCTAAGAAAGGGTAATAGGCTTAAAAAAGAGTATTTTAGGGACATAGAAGGACACATTACTCTTAAAGATTTGGAAACTATGTTTGTGGATATGAGTGAAGAAAATCTAGTAGGCGagttgaaaaaaaagaagaaatacaTAAAGAAAAATTGGGATCATTTGAGACTTGCTTTGCTTTATTGTTTGGAAGGAGTTGTGCTTGCACATGAGCTTGCACAACCTATAGGGGAGGAAAACATGGGTATTGTTGAGGACTTTGATGTCTTTAACAAATATCCATGGGGTAGGTTATGTTATAATCTCACATTAGATGGTTTGAAGACGAATTTGAAGAAAAAGTCTGTTAAGTACCAAAATAAGGTTGGTGGGAAAAAAAGCAAAGAATCATACAAATTATATGGTTTTCCTTATATTTTTCAG GTTTGGATTTATGAAGCAATACTTTTACTTGGAAATTTATTTGCAAACCCAAAAGAAGGAAATGTGACTCCTCGTTGCTTACATTGGGAAGCAAAAGAGCCCGAATACAAAGAGATTAGTCAGGCATTGAAGCTTACTCATGGAAAA ATTGACGTACATCATATCCTCCATGCTTCTGAGTTAGAGAAGTGCCAACCATACATGAAGGATTTTGAGTTATTGAATGATAAAGCCGATGACTTGATTGATACCTTTGTTAAAAAACTTAAGGTTTGCAATCCTGTTTTGAGTGAATACAATAAGGAAGAAGAGAAGGTTGATGTTTCAGATGATAAAAAAATGTGCCCTTCAGCTTCAAATGTCAATCCAAATCAAAATTCGGGCAATGTGATAAAGTTATGGGTTGATTTGGAGAAGAAAATGAACACTCGTTTTGATGAGTTGATGAAGCGACAAGATGAAATGGACTCCAAATTGGACTTGGTGTTATCAATGATGGTTCGTAGTTCTGGTTGTAAATCTAATCAACCTGAGTTTGAGTTGGAGGCTAAACATAATGGCATAAAAGTTGATGGTGGTGAGTGCGGAGATGCATATAGCTATGTCACTCCACCTACTTTTAATGGTGATGATGTTGTTTGCAATAACGAAAATGAAGTTGAGGTCACATCTCCTCATCCTAGGCCAATGAGAAAAAGGAAACGTGCTCCTGCCCTAATGACACCATATACAGACCCAACAAAAAggagaaaatttagaaaaggtgAAGGGTTCAAAGTTGATCCATTTCGCAAGATTGATGAGCACAAGGAAGAGGCTTTTATGAAGTGGTTCAATGAGAACAACACAAG CATGTTAATTAACTGTGGAACCGGCAGCTACCAAAGGAAATACTTCGAACAGTTATTTACCCCAGCAACATGGCTGTCTACTGAT CATATAGATGAGGCTTTATGGGGCATGAGAAAAAGGTCACAAAAGTATCATGACCTCTTTGATCAGAATGTCGCCATTCTTGATGAATTCTTTTCTCAGTGGCTTTGCGGACATTGGGAGAAGTTCAATTTAG GTGCAGAATTACTCTTCTCCTTTGGAAACTCTCCTCTCGAAGGAATTCGTTTATTCTTTGGTCTCCCTGGGGGAATTAACTTAACTGGTTTAATAACGACTTGA
- the LOC133801706 gene encoding uncharacterized protein LOC133801706 isoform X1 encodes MHEFALISGFNCGKSNDPNLSSLRKGNRLKKEYFRDIEGHITLKDLETMFVDMSEENLVGELKKKKKYIKKNWDHLRLALLYCLEGVVLAHELAQPIGEENMGIVEDFDVFNKYPWGRLCYNLTLDGLKTNLKKKSVKYQNKVGGKKSKESYKLYGFPYIFQVWIYEAILLLGNLFANPKEGNVTPRCLHWEAKEPEYKEISQALKLTHGKIDVHHILHASELEKCQPYMKDFELLNDKADDLIDTFVKKLKVCNPVLSEYNKEEEKVDVSDDKKMCPSASNVNPNQNSGNVIKLWVDLEKKMNTRFDELMKRQDEMDSKLDLVLSMMVRSSGCKSNQPEFELEAKHNGIKVDGGECGDAYSYVTPPTFNGDDVVCNNENEVEVTSPHPRPMRKRKRAPALMTPYTDPTKRRKFRKGEGFKVDPFRKIDEHKEEAFMKWFNENNTSMLINCGTGSYQRKYFEQLFTPATWLSTDHIDEALWGMRKRSQKYHDLFDQNVAILDEFFSQWLCGHWEKFNLGKNYKDFVFDDVFIKYVNGEKPLRGKAWENVHTLYAPLNIEGKHWVSLAVKLEKWEIVVFDSNINLTLERKFIKHLEPFRCMLPYLLRQSGAELLFSFGNSPLEGIRLFFGLPGGINLTGLITT; translated from the exons ATGCACGAGTTTGCATTGATTAGTGGCTTTAATTGCGGAAAATCCAATGACCCAAACTTGAGTAGTCTAAGAAAGGGTAATAGGCTTAAAAAAGAGTATTTTAGGGACATAGAAGGACACATTACTCTTAAAGATTTGGAAACTATGTTTGTGGATATGAGTGAAGAAAATCTAGTAGGCGagttgaaaaaaaagaagaaatacaTAAAGAAAAATTGGGATCATTTGAGACTTGCTTTGCTTTATTGTTTGGAAGGAGTTGTGCTTGCACATGAGCTTGCACAACCTATAGGGGAGGAAAACATGGGTATTGTTGAGGACTTTGATGTCTTTAACAAATATCCATGGGGTAGGTTATGTTATAATCTCACATTAGATGGTTTGAAGACGAATTTGAAGAAAAAGTCTGTTAAGTACCAAAATAAGGTTGGTGGGAAAAAAAGCAAAGAATCATACAAATTATATGGTTTTCCTTATATTTTTCAG GTTTGGATTTATGAAGCAATACTTTTACTTGGAAATTTATTTGCAAACCCAAAAGAAGGAAATGTGACTCCTCGTTGCTTACATTGGGAAGCAAAAGAGCCCGAATACAAAGAGATTAGTCAGGCATTGAAGCTTACTCATGGAAAA ATTGACGTACATCATATCCTCCATGCTTCTGAGTTAGAGAAGTGCCAACCATACATGAAGGATTTTGAGTTATTGAATGATAAAGCCGATGACTTGATTGATACCTTTGTTAAAAAACTTAAGGTTTGCAATCCTGTTTTGAGTGAATACAATAAGGAAGAAGAGAAGGTTGATGTTTCAGATGATAAAAAAATGTGCCCTTCAGCTTCAAATGTCAATCCAAATCAAAATTCGGGCAATGTGATAAAGTTATGGGTTGATTTGGAGAAGAAAATGAACACTCGTTTTGATGAGTTGATGAAGCGACAAGATGAAATGGACTCCAAATTGGACTTGGTGTTATCAATGATGGTTCGTAGTTCTGGTTGTAAATCTAATCAACCTGAGTTTGAGTTGGAGGCTAAACATAATGGCATAAAAGTTGATGGTGGTGAGTGCGGAGATGCATATAGCTATGTCACTCCACCTACTTTTAATGGTGATGATGTTGTTTGCAATAACGAAAATGAAGTTGAGGTCACATCTCCTCATCCTAGGCCAATGAGAAAAAGGAAACGTGCTCCTGCCCTAATGACACCATATACAGACCCAACAAAAAggagaaaatttagaaaaggtgAAGGGTTCAAAGTTGATCCATTTCGCAAGATTGATGAGCACAAGGAAGAGGCTTTTATGAAGTGGTTCAATGAGAACAACACAAG CATGTTAATTAACTGTGGAACCGGCAGCTACCAAAGGAAATACTTCGAACAGTTATTTACCCCAGCAACATGGCTGTCTACTGAT CATATAGATGAGGCTTTATGGGGCATGAGAAAAAGGTCACAAAAGTATCATGACCTCTTTGATCAGAATGTCGCCATTCTTGATGAATTCTTTTCTCAGTGGCTTTGCGGACATTGGGAGAAGTTCAATTTAGGTAAAAATTACAAGGACTTTGTATTTGATGATGTTTTTATTAAGTATGTTAATGGTGAGAAACCACTTAGAGGAAAGGCTTGGGAGAATGTTCACACACTTTACGCACCACTAAATATCGAAGGCAAACATTGGGTATCTTTGGCAGTCAAGTTGGAGAAGTGGGAGATTGTAGTGTTTGATAGTAATATAAACCTCACACTTGAGCGAaaatttatcaaacacttggagcCTTTCCGGTGCATGCTACCGTACTTGCTTCGTCAAAGTG GTGCAGAATTACTCTTCTCCTTTGGAAACTCTCCTCTCGAAGGAATTCGTTTATTCTTTGGTCTCCCTGGGGGAATTAACTTAACTGGTTTAATAACGACTTGA
- the LOC133801707 gene encoding uncharacterized protein LOC133801707 yields the protein MVSGCSSTSLVASPKKQSIKEVTEKSPMTSASPPTQAIEEAVSKSPKKSSSLPIHAREETNEKYSLKPSPLLSKVKSLDIPSLRPILMENEHFTSRVSVAYRIQVLRNI from the exons ATGGTGTCTGGATGTTCAAGCACTTCATTAGTGGCATCTCCTAAAAAACAATCAATAAAGGAAGTAACAGAAAAGTCTCCAATGACATCGGCATCTCCTCCAACTCAAGCAATAGAAGAAGCAGTTAGCAAGTCTCCAAAAAAATCATCTTCTCTTCCAATACATGCAAGAGAAGAGACAAATGAAAAGTATTCATTGAAACCGTCACCGCTATTGTCTaag GTGAAATCTTTAGACATACCATCACTAAGACCGATATTGATGGAGAATGAACATTTTACAAGTCGTGTATCTGTAGCCTACAGGATACAAGTGTTGAGGAATATATGA
- the LOC133799381 gene encoding uncharacterized protein LOC133799381 — MASAVTGDTSSICRCEIAPIVVRENGWLPWLAAIVVRKMETFDDSFDDAYICNVPDASSAPHTLEDNHLPLPRVSPSDHCNERSHVSSTPSSNATSIDEDVFCVGQYFVDKKELKMKVHMLAIRRNFEFKVKKSNKKLVVLVCVDPNCKWRIRATKTCATGLFVIRKHCNEHTCSLEMRQNHHRQATCSIIAEHLKARYEGVKKGPNPAQIVNEMNKNLGVKCSYWKAWKARKCAHELIRGSAANSYPKHPSYLYMVQKSNPGTYTRLIVDEERKFKYLFLSLGVSIRGFRYMRKVISINGTHLKNQFGGTLLIATAQDGNFQIYPLAFGIVDSENDASWNWFLTCLRDQVPGTTDLLFISDRHKSIIKGVRNVYKNAYHGACMWHLGQNIKTKFSGKGLKKLFEKTTKAYRVSEFTKLFAEISTKKTKSGNIPEECIF; from the exons ATGGCGTCGGCGGTGACCGGAGATACGTCGTCCATTTGCCGGTGTGAGATAGCTCCTATTGTTGTGAGAGAAAACGGTTGGCTGCCATGGTTGGCTGCCATTGTTGTGAGAAAAATGGA AACTTTTGATGATTCCTTTGATGATGCATACATATGTAATGTTCCTGATGCTAGTTCTGCACCTCACACTCTTGAAGATAACCATTTACCACTTCCTCGTGTATCCCCTAGTGATCATTGTAATGAAAGAAGTCATGTTAGTAGTACACCAAGCTCAAATGCAACAAGTATTGATGAAGATGTTTTTTGTGTTGGTCAATATTTTGTGGATAAgaaagagttgaagatgaaaGTACACATGCTTGCTATACGACGAAACTTTGAATTCAAAGTGAAAAAATCAAATAAGAAATTAGTGGTTTTGGTTTGTGTTGACCCCAATTGTAAATGGAGAATTCGTGCGACAAAGACATGTGCAACAGGTTTGTTTGTTATTCGCAAGCATTGTAATGAACACACTTGTTCTTTAGAAATGCGACAAAATCATCATCGGCAAGCAACTTGTTCTATTATTGCAGAGCACTTGAAAGCGAGATATGAAGGTGTGAAAAAAGGTCCAAATCCAGCACAAATAGTTAATGAGATGAACAAGAATCTTGGTGTAAAGTGTAGTTATTGGAAGGCATGGAAGGCAAGAAAGTGCGCACATGAACTTATAAGGGGTTCAGCGGCAAACAGTTATCCAAAACACCCCTCTTACTTGtacatggtccaaaagtctaATCCTGGTACGTACACTAGATTAATTGTTGATGAAGAACGgaaattcaaatatttatttttgtcttTGGGAGTATCCATTAGAGGTTTTCGTTACATGAGAAAAGTTATATCTATTAATGGAACTCATTTGAAAAACCAATTTGGAGGAACTTTACTCATTGCAACTGCACAAGATGGAAATTTTCAAATTTATCCTCTTGCTTTTGGTATTGTTGATTCTGAGAATGATGCATCTTGGAATTGGTTTTTGACATGCTTACGAGATCAAGTGCCTGGTACTACTGATTTATTGTTTATATCTGATAGACACAAAAGCATTATAAAGGGAGTTCGAAATGTATATAAAAATGCTTACCATGGAGCTTGTATGTGGCATCTTGGACAAAATATAAAGACAAAATTTAGTGGTAAAGGTTTGAAAAAGTTGTTTGAGAAGACGACAAAAGCGTACAGAGTTTCAGAGTTCACAAAGTTATTTGCTGAGATTTCTACAAAAAAAACCAAGTCTGGCAACATACCTGAAGAATGCATCTTTTGA
- the LOC133801859 gene encoding LRR receptor-like serine/threonine-protein kinase FLS2, with translation MQLKAMASLQRVMSLIITTLCYYALVTSVQSAQTHLETEVEALKAFKSSITSDPVGALADWKDVSHHCNWSGIACDPISNHVVSISLVDKQLKGQISPFLGNLSSLQVLDLTQNSFTGSIPAQLGFCSQLSQLILYYNALSDYIPPQLGNLKNLQSLDLGTNYLSGSIPESICNCTTLLAFSVSLNNLTGTVPHCIGELGALQLLDLSQNKLSGVLPLEIGNLSNLEYLELFENSFHGEIPPEIGRCKKLVFLELNTNKLTGGIPSEIGELVHLEALQLYGNRLNSTIPVSLFWLKSLIKLGLSRNELTGTIPSELEHLRSLQILTLHSNKFRGRIPPSLTNLKNLTYLSMGNNFLTGELPSNIGLLHNLKNLSMPVNLLEGSIPSSITNCTQLLGIDLANNSLTGEIPQGLGQLRNLTYLILENNKMNGEVPDDLFDCSNLVKLTLSGNNFSGSLKPDIGKLFNLQLFHASSNSFIGQIPPEIGNLTNLFSLILADNSFSGQLPPEFFKLTQLQGVSLRDNALEGGIPKQFSELKQLAILVLQRNRFTGPIPDAISRLEWLTELYLHENMLNGSIPRSLGSHGRLSVLDLSHNHFSGSIPTSLITNLKGMQMYLNLSFNHLEGSVPQELGMLEMVQEIDMSNNKLTGIIPNSIKGCKNLVSLDLSSNNLTGPIPGEAFAGIDMLTNLNLSSNSLNGELPENLASLKHLKSLDLSHNQLKGNIPSSFSNFSTFIHLNLSYNQLAGKVPETGIFKSLNASSLAGNSNLCGARVLKACSQTGSHQSSKKTVVILVAALGSVALLFFLVLAALFLVRRAKMHKATKVENPEADYTLVLPLERYNRKDIELATSFFSEDNVIGSSSLSTVYKGQMEDGKIAAIKSLNLKQFSVESDKWFYREMKTLIKLRHRNLVKILGYAWESEKLKALVLEYMENGNLDSIIHNHRVDQQRWTLSERINVCTSIASVLEYLHSGHDFPIVHCDLKPSNILLDGNWVAHVSDFGTARILGVHQQNGNVSSSSAFEGTVGYMAPEFAYMSKVTTKVDVFSFGIIVMEFLTKQRPTGFIEESGIPISLRQLVEKALENGRDKLLQILDPELVLNVSKQEKEILEELLKLALLCTDSNPENRPNMKDVVTTLSKL, from the exons ATGCAACTAAAGGCAATGGCTTCTTTACAAAGAGTAATGAGTTTGATAATAACTACACTTTGTTATTATGCTCTTGTTACTTCTGTTCAATCAGCTCAAACCCACTTGGAAACCGAAGTTGAGGCCTTAAAAGCCTTCAAAAGCTCCATCACCAGTGACCCAGTTGGAGCTCTAGCAGATTGGAAAGATGTAAGCCACCATTGCAACTGGTCTGGCATTGCCTGCGATCCCATATCGAATCATGTTGTTTCGATTTCTCTGGTTGATAAGCAGCTCAAAGGCCAGATATCTCCTTTCCTTGGCAACCTTTCAAGCCTCCAGGTTCTTGATTTAACTCAAAATTCATTCACAGGCTCTATACCAGCTCAACTGGGATTTTGCTCTCAACTTTCTCAGCTAATTCTGTATTATAATGCTCTTTCTGATTATATCCCACCACAGTTAGGAAACCTGAAAAATCTGCAGTCTCTAGATTTAGGTACAAATTATCTTAGTGGAAGTATCCCCGAGAGCATATGCAACTGTACTACTTTGCTAGCTTTTAGTGTCAGTTTGAATAATCTCACAGGAACAGTCCCTCATTGTATCGGCGAGTTAGGAGCTTTACAACTTCTTGACTTGAGCCAAAACAAGTTGTCTGGAGTGCTGCCATTGGAGATTGGTAACCTGTCAAATTTAGAGTACTTAGAGCTGTTTGAGAATTCTTTCCATGGAGAAATACCACCCGAAATAGGACGTTGTAAGAAGCTGGTTTTTCTTGAACTAAATACCAATAAGTTAACTGGAGGCATTCCTTCAGAGATTGGTGAGTTGGTTCATCTAGAGGCATTGCAGCTATATGGAAATAGGTTGAATTCTACCATCCCAGTTTCATTGTTTTGGTTAAAATCGTTGATCAAGTTAGGACTCTCACGGAATGAGTTGACTGGAACTATTCCATCTGAGCTAGAACATCTAAGATCTTTACAAATATTGACCCTCCATTCCAATAAGTTTAGAGGGAGAATACCACCTTCATTGACAAACTTGAAAAATCTGACATACTTGAGTATGGGCAACAATTTCCTTACCGGAGAGCTTCCATCAAATATAGGATTGCTTCATAATCTGAAGAACTTGAGCATGCCTGTCAACCTCCTTGAGGGATCAATTCCATCTAGTATAACCAATTGTACTCAACTTCTAGGCATAGATTTGGCAAACAATAGTCTGACTGGAGAAATTCCACAAGGCTTGGGACAGTTGAGAAATCTCACTTACCTGATTTTGGAAAATAATAAAATGAATGGAGAAGTCCCAGATGACCTCTTTGATTGCTCAAATCTTGTGAAGTTAACTTTGTCAGGGAATAATTTTAGTGGATCATTAAAACCAGATATTGGCAAACTCTTCAATCTCCAGCTATTCCATGCTTCCTCAAATTCCTTTATTGGACAAATTCCACCAGAGATTGGTAACTTAACcaaccttttttccctgatactTGCTGATAATAGTTTTTCAGGACAACTTCCACCAGAGTTTTTTAAGCTCACTCAACTCCAAGGTGTCTCTCTCCGTGACAATGCTTTAGAAGGTGGCATCCCAAAGCAATTTTCTGAGCTGAAACAGCTTGCTATACTCGTTTTGCAGCGCAACAGATTTACAGGTCCAATTCCAGATGCCATCTCAAGACTTGAGTGGCTTACAGAATTATATCTTCATGAAAACATGCTCAACGGATCAATTCCTAGAAGCCTAGGAAGTCATGGTCGACTTTCAGTTTTGGATCTCTCTCACAACCATTTCTCGGGATCAATTCCCACGTCTCTGATCACGAATCTAAAAGGCATGCAAATGTATTTGAATCTTTCATTCAATCACCTGGAAGGAAGCGTTCCACAAGAGCTTGGCATGTTGGAAATGGTGCAGGAAATTGACATGTCGAATAACAAACTTACCGGGATCATTCCCAACTCCATCAAAGGATGCAAGAATTTAGTTTCACTTGATCTGTCAAGCAACAATCTCACAGGTCCAATTCCAGGGGAAGCTTTTGCTGGAATAGACATGCTTACCAACTTGAACCTTTCAAGTAATAGCTTGAATGGAGAACTGCCTGAAAACTTGGCCAGCTTGAAGCACCTTAAATCTCTTGACCTTTCTCATAATCAGCTCAAGGGAAACATCCCCTCAAGTTTTTCCAACTTTTCCACCTTCATACACTTGAACCTGTCTTACAACCAACTTGCAGGCAAAGTTCCAGAGACTGGGATTTTCAAAAGCTTAAATGCATCCAGTTTGGCAGGGAACTCAAACCTTTGTGGAGCTAGAGTTCTTAAAGCGTGCAGCCAGACCGGTTCACACCAGTCATCAAAGAAAACTGTGGTGATTCTCGTTGCTGCACTTGGCTCTGTTGCTCTACTTTTCTTTCTCGTGTTAGCTGCTCTATTCCTTGTTCGACGTGCAAAGATGCATAAAGCCACAAAAGTTGAAAATCCAGAAGCAGATTACACTTTGGTGTTGCCCCTCGAGAGGTACAACCGAAAGGATATAGAATTAGCTACGAGTTTCTTCAGTGAAGACAACGTGATAGGTTCCAGCAGTTTGAGCACTGTCTACAAGGGCCAAATGGAAGATGGAAAGATTGCTGCTATAAAGAGCTTGAACCTGAAGCAGTTCTCTGTAGAGTCAGATAAGTGGTTCTACAGAGAAATGAAGACTTTGATCAAACTGAGACATAGGAATCTGGTGAAGATACTTGGATATGCTTGGGAGAGTGAAAAATTGAAGGCCTTAGTTTTGGAATACATGGAAAATGGGAACTTGGACAGCATCATTCACAACCATAGGGTGGATCAACAAAGATGGACACTATCAGAGAGAATCAATGTTTGCACTTCAATTGCTAGTGTATTGGAGTACTTACATTCAGGCCATGATTTTCCCATTGTTCACTGTGATTTGAAACCTTCTAACATCCTCTTGGATGGAAATTGGGTGGCCCATGTGAGTGATTTCGGAACTGCTCGAATTCTTGGTGTTCATCAGCAGAATGGGAATGTCTCATCATCATCAGCATTCGAAGGCACTGTTGGGTACATGGCACCAG AATTCGCATACATGAGTAAAGTCACAACAAAGGTGGATGTGTTCAGCTTTGGCATAATTGTGATGGAGTTTTTGACAAAGCAAAGGCCAACTGGATTTATCGAAGAGAGTGGGATACCTATCAGTCTGCGACAACTAGTGGAGAAAGCCCTTGAAAATGGAAGAGATAAGCTGCTTCAAATTCTAGACCCAGAGCTGGTTTTGAATGTCTCCAAACAAGAGAAGGAAATACTAGAAGAGCTGCTGAAGCTAGCCTTGCTCTGCACCGACTCAAATCCTGAAAATCGTCCCAACATGAAAGATGTTGTGACAACCCTTTCAAAGCTATGA